One stretch of Juglans microcarpa x Juglans regia isolate MS1-56 chromosome 3D, Jm3101_v1.0, whole genome shotgun sequence DNA includes these proteins:
- the LOC121254283 gene encoding basic blue protein-like produces the protein MEETRFFKLCSFLMVVLMIDIQFLKSATSDAYTVGDEGKWNDEADFVSWSQKSKFKVGDVLRFKYVKGKHNAYEVTEATYRSCDASSGVLAKYESGDDQVKLTQAKKYWFICNIPGHCLGGMRFGIDVKEASASDSGANTTNSAISTPPRQSSPPVSSCRSYDPVRWSMGIHLVAFGMLL, from the exons ATGGAAGAAACCAGGTTTTTCAAACTTTGCAGCTTCTTAATGGTCGTTCTTATGATCGATATTCAGTTTTTGAAAAGTGCTACATCTGATGCTTATACAGTTGGTGATGAGGGAAAGTGGAATGATGAGGCAGACTTCGTCTCATGGTCACAGAAAAGCAAATTCAAAGTTGGTGATGTTCTTC GTTTTAAATATGTGAAGGGGAAACACAATGCTTATGAAGTAACAGAAGCTACCTACCGATCATGTGATGCGAGCTCTGGAGTGTTGGCAAAGTATGAGAGTGGAGACGATCAAGTAAAACTTACTCAAGCAAAGAAGTATTGGTTCATTTGCAATATCCCTGGACATTGCCTCGGGGGAATGAGGTTTGGCATAGATGTTAAAGAAGCAAGTGCCTCTGATTCTGGGGCTAATACCACAAACAGTGCAATATCAACTCCTCCGAGGCAATCATCTCCACCAGTCAGTTCTTGTAGAAGTTATGACCCTGTTAGGTGGAGCATGGGAATTCATCTTGTTGCATTTGGAATGTTACTGTGA
- the LOC121254286 gene encoding probable ubiquitin-conjugating enzyme E2 23, with protein sequence MENEECDSVGMVSEPTTSPYDNNPPKQDYSTTSGLVCDPSVDSESKEVSKPMDTASNTHNIPYIYRQDVVKRNNSGTTGIVTEVAGETDSDSSITDDEDDDGDDDDDDDEEEEDNGGENEEDGDGNSNANANSDWKRGGGKSDPLPADQVRVLWMDETESTVNVNDVTVVDRGFLHGDFVAAASDPTGQVGVVVDVNISVDLLAPDGSVMKDVPSKDLKRVRDFTVGDYVVLGPWLGRIDDVLDNVTVLFDDGSVCKVPKAEPLRLKPISKNILEDGHFPYYPGQRVKASSSSVFKNSRWLSGLWKANRLEGTVTKVTVGSVFIYWIASAGYGPDSSTAPAEEQSPKNLKLLSCFSHANWQLGDWCLLPSLALPSSITLDNGLSKLELHHSINSELDSTQLGSGCDSEEVSLEESNENSESMDLDPVPAVDENDRNFPINETESSSCGSSLSVSKEPVHESWPLHRKKIRKVVVRRDRKTRKKEESFERALLIVNTVTKVDVAWQDGKTGHWLDSTSLIPIGSPGDHEFVAEQYVVEKASDDGGDVGEIRRVGIVKSVNAKERTACVRWLKPVTRAEDPREFDKEEIVSVYELEGHPDYDYCYGDVVVRLSPVSVSAETATGIDSIDQAKQQNGPDEVKQDMKRHSGCKKVDDASEYKACSGFSDLSWVGNITGLSNGDIEVTWADGMVSMVGPQAIYVVDRDDDDESIAAGSEISDDAASWETVNDNEMDALENVQEEDGLHDAHYTNSEPEESRENSGKNTALSVPLAALRFVTRLATGIFSRGQKNLDPSCLDSKIESELESQRIIQISGGKDSSDESSSQKSNVIDSFGTDVKEEVASEAQKLFEAAEASGNLRTEESNAPACSGDDTCGFKHFDIAKDPMDHYFLGACGQNNNGRKWYKKVQQDWSILQNNLPDTIYVRVYEDRMDLLRAVIVGAYGTPYQDGLFFFDFHLPPEYPDVPPSAYYHSGGWRINPNLYEEGKVCLSLLNTWTGKGNEVWDSKSSSILQVLVSLQGLVLNSKPYFNEAGYDRQIGTPEGEKNSLSYNENTFLLNCKTIMYLMRKPPKDFEELVKDHFRKRGYYILKACDAYMKGGLIGSLTEDASVSDKSNANSTSVGFKLMLAKILPRLFVALSEVGADCLEFKHLQQS encoded by the exons ATGGAAAATGAAGAATGTGACTCTGTTGGTATGGTCAGTGAGCCTACCACAAGTCCTTATGATAATAATCCTCCGAAACAAGATTATTCTACCACAAGCGGGCTTGTTTGTGATCCAAGTGTAGATAGTGAAAGTAAGGAAGTTAGCAAACCTATGGACACTGCCAGTAACACCCACAATATTCCATATATCTATAGGCAAGACGTTGTGAAGAGAAATAACAGTGGCACAACGGGGATAGTGACTGAAGTTGCAGGTGAAACAGATTCAGATAGCAGCATTACTGATGACGAGGATGATGacggtgatgatgatgatgatgatgatgaagaagaagaagacaatgGTGGCGAGAATGAGGAAGATGGTGATGGAAATAGCAATGCCAATGCCAATAGTGATTGGAAAAGAGGTGGTGGTAAGAGTGATCCTCTACCAGCAGACCAGGTGCGAGTACTTTGGATGGATGAAACTGAGTCAACCGTAAATGTTAATGATGTAACAGTTGTTGACCGTGGATTCTTACATGGGGATTTTGTTGCCGCTGCTTCGGACCCAACTGGGCAAGTGGGTGTTGTCGTGGATGTGAATATCTCCGTCGACTTATTAGCTCCAGATGGGTCTGTTATGAAAGATGTCCCATCCAAAGATTTGAAACGCGTAAGGGATTTCACTGTGGGTGACTATGTTGTCCTTGGTCCATGGCTTGGTAGAATTGATGATGTTTTAGATAATGTGACTGTTTTGTTTGATGATGGTTCTGTGTGTAAGGTTCCAAAAGCTGAGCCACTGCGTCTAAAACCAATTTCCAAGAATATCCTCGAAGATGGGCATTTTCCTTATTATCCAGGCCAGCGTGTAAAGGCTAGTTCTTCATCAGTTTTCAAGAATTCTAGGTGGCTATCTGGCTTATGGAAAGCTAATCGATTGGAAGGTACTGTTACAAAGGTTACAGTAGGATCggtttttatttattggatAGCATCTGCCGGATATGGACCAGATTCTTCAACTGCCCCTGCTGAAGAACAGAGtccaaaaaacttaaaactGTTGTCTTGTTTTTCCCATGCAAATTGGCAACTGGGTGACTGGTGTCTTCTCCCCTCATTGGCACTTCCGTCCTCCATTACCTTAGACAACGGTTTATCAAAATTAGAACTGCATCATTCCATCAATAGTGAATTAGATTCTACTCAACTGGGAAGTGGATGTGATTCAGAAGAGGTTTCATTGGAGGAATCAAATGAAAATAGTGAATCCATGGATCTTGATCCTGTTCCTGCAGTGGATGAAAATGATAGAAACTTTCCCATCAATGAGACCGAGTCTAGCTCTTGTGGTAGTTCATTGTCAGTTTCTAAGGAGCCTGTCCACGAGTCTTGGCCTCTTCATCGCAAGAAGATCCGTAAAGTTGTTGTTAGGAGGGACAGGAAAACtcgaaagaaagaggaaagttTTGAAAGAGCCCTTTTGATTGTCAATACGGTTACAAAGGTTGATGTGGCATGGCAGGATGGAAAGACAGGACACTGGTTGGACTCGACAAGTTTAATTCCGATTGGTAGTCCTGGTGATCACGAGTTTGTTGCTGAGCAGTATGTGGTAGAGAAGGCCTCTGATGATGGTGGTGATGTTGGTGAAATCAGGCGTGTTGGAATTGTGAAAAGTGTGAATGCCAAGGAACGGACAGCTTGTGTGAGGTGGTTAAAGCCAGTTACCCGTGCAGAAGATCCTCGAGAGTTTGACAAGGAGGAAATCGTAAGCGTCTATGAGTTGGAGGGACATCCGGATTATGATTACTGCTATGGGGATGTAGTTGTTCGATTATCTCCAGTTTCTGTTTCTGCAGAAACAGCTACTGGCATAGACTCCATTGATCAAGCAAAGCAGCAAAATGGGCCGGATGAGGTTAAACAGGATATGAAAAGGCACTCAGGATGTAAGAAAGTAGATGATGCATCTGAATATAAAGCTTGTAGTGGTTTCTCAGATCTCTCTTGGGTTGGGAATATAACTGGTCTTAGTAATGGTGATATTGAAGTTACATGGGCTGATGGGATGGTTTCAATG GTTGGACCTCAAGCAATATATGTTGTTGAtcgagatgatgatgatgagtcaATTGCTGCTGGGAGTGAAATCAGTGATGATGCTGCTAGTTGGGAAACTGTTAATGACAATGAGATGGATGCCCTTGAGAATGTTCAGGAG GAAGATGGGCTGCATGATGCCCACTACACAAATTCTGAACCAGAAGAAAGTAGAGAGAATTCTGGCAAAAATACAGCACTATCAGTTCCCTTAGCTGCACTTCGGTTTGTTACAAGACTGGCCACTGGGATATTCTCGCGGGGACAAAAGAATTTAGATCCAAGCTGTTTGGATTCCAAAATTGAAAGTGAGCTTGAATCCCAGCGGATCATACAGATTTCTGGGGGAAAAGATTCTAGTGATGAGTCTAGTTCTCAGAAATCAAACGTCATTGATAGTTTTGGTACAGATGTTAAAGAAGAGGTCGCCTCTGAGGCCCAAAAACTGTTTGAAGCGGCAGAGGCATCAGGTAACTTGAGGACTGAAGAATCAAATGCTCCAGCATGTTCTGGGGATGACACTTGCGGTTTCAAACACTTCGATATAGCTAAAGATCCCATGGACCATTATTTTCTTGGTGCATGTGGACAG AATAACAATGGAAGGAAGTGGTATAAGAAGGTTCAACAAGATTGGAGCATCCTTCAGAATAATCTGCCTG ATACAATCTATGTACGAGTTTATGAAGATCGAATGGATCTCTTAAGGGCTGTTATAGTTGGGGCATATGGGACGCCTTACCAAGATGGCctctttttctttgattttcacCTTCCACCAGAGTACCCTGATGTTCCTCCA TCAGCATACTATCATTCAGGTGGCTGGCGGATAAATCCAAATTTATATGAGGAAGGGAAGGTGTGCCTTAGCCTTTTAAATACTTGGACTGGAAAAGGAAATGAAGTCTGGGATTCAAAGTCTTCTAGCATCCTACAAGTGCTTGTTTCACTCCAGGGATTGGTGCTAAATTCTAAGCCGTATTTTAATGAAGCTGGCTATGATAGGCAGATTGGGACGCCTGAGGGAGAGAAGAATTCATTATCATACAATGAGAATACTTTCTTGCTAAATTGCAAGACAATTATGTATCTTATGCGGAAGCCCCCAAAG GACTTCGAAGAGCTTGTTAAAGACCATTTCAGGAAGCGTGGTTATTACATCCTTAAGGCCTGTGATGCATATATGAAAGGTGGTTTAATAGGCTCTCTAACTGAGGACGCCTCTGTGAGTGATAAGAGCAATGCCAATTCAACTTCAGTTGGTTTCAAGCTGATGCTAGCAAAGATATTGCCAAGGCTTTTCGTGGCACTCAGTGAAGTTGGAGCTGATTGTCTTGAATTTAAGCATCTGCAACAGTCTTAG
- the LOC121254281 gene encoding uncharacterized protein LOC121254281 isoform X1, with protein MAEKGNVLLDCPNASNPYHECTESCIKKIAQGQTRQEKKKSDDGNGEIKTHSACPKASNPYHECDEFCIKRVAGAEVRRDKKETGSMILDVSRSFGRRKKERSQPNSPQVNDNASFRNTVYPSDLSSKKKVEAKNGEDFPHSPARAKETHSQEPSYKGPVQSSHSVPTSGIIALPSHPIDTPKENSTSIFGKTPNNQKVDEKPNAIVDDMVEHGAGSAAGSMTFSFFGIPNASEGSDEEEIQSVISDSCVSVGRYHVKESLASILQSIFDKYGDIAASCQLESISLRSYYLECVCTVVKELQSSSIIHLTKAKLKELLAILKDAESSQIDVSWLRGRINEITEDIELIGQHRSIEAAKADCDRDLESMRKELESQMEDLSLKEKEVDIAKKQVAKTRARLSEFELKSSQLNETSLSIRSKIENSPGQSLLDELL; from the exons ATGGCTGAGAAAGGAAATGTACTCCTAGATTGCCCTAACGCATCAAACCCCTACCACGAATGCACCGAGTCTTGTATCAAAAAGATTGCTCAAGGGCAAACACGccaggagaaaaagaaatcag atgaTGGCAATGGAGAAATAAAAACGCACTCAGCTTGCCCTAAGGCATCCAATCCTTACCATGAATGTGATGAATTTTGCATCAAAAGAGTTGCTGGAGCTGAGGTGCGGAGGGATAAGAAGGAAACAG GTTCCATGATTCTTGATGTTTCCAGAAGTTTTGGCAGGAGAAAGAAGGAACGTTCCCAACCAAATTCCCCACAAGTGAATGACAATGCATCTTTTCGGAACACGGTTTACCCTTCTGATCTTTCTTCAAAGAAAAAGGTGGAAGCCAAAAACGGTGAGGATTTTCCTCACTCTCCGGCACGTGCAAAGGAAACACATTCCCAAGAGCCTTCTTACAAGGGTCCAGTCCAATCCTCTCACTCAGTGCCTACTTCTGGAATTATAGCATTG CCTTCCCATCCCATAGACACGCCAAAGGAAAATAGTACCAGCATTTTTGGCAAAACACCAAACAATCAAAAAGTGGATGAAAAGCCGAATGCAATTGTTGATGACATGGTAGAACATGGTGCTGGTTCAGCTGCTGGGTCCATGACCTTTAGTTTCTTTGGTATTCCCAATGCTTCAGAAGGCAGTGATGAGGAAGAGATCCAATCTGTAATTTCTGATTCCTGTGTCTCTGTTGGAAGATACCATGTAAAAGAAAGTTTGGCCTCCATTCTGCAGTCAATCTTTGACAAGTATGGAGACATAGCTGCAAGCTGTCAATTAGAATCAATTTCCTTGCGCTCTTATTATTTAGAGTGTGTGTGCACTGTGGTTAAGGAATTACAATCCAGTTCGATTATTCATCTGACCAAAGCCAAACTCAAAGAACTCTTGGCTATTCTCAAGGATGCAGAATCTTCTCAAATTGATGTCAGTTGGCTGCGAGGCAGAATCAATGAGATCACAGAGGACATTGAGCTCATTGGTCAGCATCGATCCATCGAGGCAGCAAAGGCCGACTGTGATCGTGATTTGGAATCCATGAGGAAAGAACTAGAATCTCAAATGGAAGATCTTTCTCTCAAAGAAAAAGAGGTTGACATTGCCAAGAAACAAGTAGCTAAAACCAGAGCTCGACTGAGTGAGTTTGAGCTCAAATCTTCCCAGTTGAATGAGACTAGCTTGTCTATCAGGTCCAAGATCGAGAATTCTCCCGGCCAATCCTTGTTAGATGAATTATTGTGA
- the LOC121254281 gene encoding uncharacterized protein LOC121254281 isoform X2, which produces MAEKGNVLLDCPNASNPYHECTESCIKKIAQGQTRQEKKKSGSMILDVSRSFGRRKKERSQPNSPQVNDNASFRNTVYPSDLSSKKKVEAKNGEDFPHSPARAKETHSQEPSYKGPVQSSHSVPTSGIIALPSHPIDTPKENSTSIFGKTPNNQKVDEKPNAIVDDMVEHGAGSAAGSMTFSFFGIPNASEGSDEEEIQSVISDSCVSVGRYHVKESLASILQSIFDKYGDIAASCQLESISLRSYYLECVCTVVKELQSSSIIHLTKAKLKELLAILKDAESSQIDVSWLRGRINEITEDIELIGQHRSIEAAKADCDRDLESMRKELESQMEDLSLKEKEVDIAKKQVAKTRARLSEFELKSSQLNETSLSIRSKIENSPGQSLLDELL; this is translated from the exons ATGGCTGAGAAAGGAAATGTACTCCTAGATTGCCCTAACGCATCAAACCCCTACCACGAATGCACCGAGTCTTGTATCAAAAAGATTGCTCAAGGGCAAACACGccaggagaaaaagaaatcag GTTCCATGATTCTTGATGTTTCCAGAAGTTTTGGCAGGAGAAAGAAGGAACGTTCCCAACCAAATTCCCCACAAGTGAATGACAATGCATCTTTTCGGAACACGGTTTACCCTTCTGATCTTTCTTCAAAGAAAAAGGTGGAAGCCAAAAACGGTGAGGATTTTCCTCACTCTCCGGCACGTGCAAAGGAAACACATTCCCAAGAGCCTTCTTACAAGGGTCCAGTCCAATCCTCTCACTCAGTGCCTACTTCTGGAATTATAGCATTG CCTTCCCATCCCATAGACACGCCAAAGGAAAATAGTACCAGCATTTTTGGCAAAACACCAAACAATCAAAAAGTGGATGAAAAGCCGAATGCAATTGTTGATGACATGGTAGAACATGGTGCTGGTTCAGCTGCTGGGTCCATGACCTTTAGTTTCTTTGGTATTCCCAATGCTTCAGAAGGCAGTGATGAGGAAGAGATCCAATCTGTAATTTCTGATTCCTGTGTCTCTGTTGGAAGATACCATGTAAAAGAAAGTTTGGCCTCCATTCTGCAGTCAATCTTTGACAAGTATGGAGACATAGCTGCAAGCTGTCAATTAGAATCAATTTCCTTGCGCTCTTATTATTTAGAGTGTGTGTGCACTGTGGTTAAGGAATTACAATCCAGTTCGATTATTCATCTGACCAAAGCCAAACTCAAAGAACTCTTGGCTATTCTCAAGGATGCAGAATCTTCTCAAATTGATGTCAGTTGGCTGCGAGGCAGAATCAATGAGATCACAGAGGACATTGAGCTCATTGGTCAGCATCGATCCATCGAGGCAGCAAAGGCCGACTGTGATCGTGATTTGGAATCCATGAGGAAAGAACTAGAATCTCAAATGGAAGATCTTTCTCTCAAAGAAAAAGAGGTTGACATTGCCAAGAAACAAGTAGCTAAAACCAGAGCTCGACTGAGTGAGTTTGAGCTCAAATCTTCCCAGTTGAATGAGACTAGCTTGTCTATCAGGTCCAAGATCGAGAATTCTCCCGGCCAATCCTTGTTAGATGAATTATTGTGA
- the LOC121254284 gene encoding uncharacterized protein LOC121254284: MAGGRFRELLKKYGKVALGVHFSVSAVSITGLYVAIKNNVDVESMLEKLHMGGVGSSTKDHAPPEASSSSSSSDGFVVENERPTSESQSTVVMEEKKRNRVAELTASTGGALALAVLCNKALFPIRVPITIALTPPMARFLARRGIVKNGA, translated from the coding sequence ATGGCGGGCGGGAGATTCCGCGAGCTCCTAAAGAAGTACGGGAAGGTGGCCTTGGGCGTCCACTTCTCGGTCTCTGCGGTTTCCATCACCGGACTCTACGTCGCCATCAAGAACAACGTCGACGTCGAGTCCATGCTCGAGAAATTGCACATGGGTGGTGTCGGCTCCTCCACCAAGGATCACGCTCCCCCtgaagcttcttcttcttcttcttcttccgatGGGTTTGTGGTCGAAAATGAGAGACCGACTTCAGAGTCTCAATCGACGGTGGTTATGGAGGAGAAGAAGCGGAATCGAGTGGCCGAGCTCACCGCCTCGACCGGTGGGGCCCTGGCTCTGGCTGTACTCTGTAACAAGGCTTTGTTTCCGATTCGGGTTCCCATTACCATTGCGCTTACGCCTCCGATGGCGAGGTTCTTGGCTAGGAGGGGGATCGTCAAGAAcggtgcataa